One genomic region from Nocardia vinacea encodes:
- a CDS encoding VOC family protein, whose protein sequence is MTTPTDSPQTTATRTAVWPCLNFTDARAAVAFLTSTFGFEEVALYAREDDPSFIEHGQLRWPLGGGIMFSSIGKGDNPFCERGPGTDSIYLVCEEPDALHDRAVAAGAEVVRGLRDEDYGSRGFTVRDPEGNLWSFGTYWGE, encoded by the coding sequence ATGACGACACCAACGGATTCACCGCAGACCACAGCAACTCGCACCGCCGTGTGGCCGTGCCTCAATTTCACCGATGCTCGCGCGGCAGTGGCCTTCCTGACCAGCACATTCGGCTTCGAGGAGGTTGCGCTCTACGCCAGGGAGGACGATCCGTCGTTCATCGAGCACGGTCAGCTGCGCTGGCCGCTCGGCGGCGGAATCATGTTCAGTTCCATCGGCAAGGGCGACAACCCGTTCTGTGAGCGCGGGCCGGGCACCGATTCGATCTACCTCGTCTGCGAGGAACCCGACGCCCTGCACGACCGCGCGGTCGCGGCGGGCGCGGAGGTGGTGCGCGGCCTACGCGATGAGGACTATGGTTCGCGCGGCTTCACCGTCCGTGACCCGGAGGGCAACCTTTGGAGCTTCGGCACCTACTGGGGCGAGTAA
- a CDS encoding carbohydrate ABC transporter permease, translated as MERAILRRTVRGVLIYVALVGVAWCALFPILWALSGSLKRDGEITEPSLVPARPQWSNYGKVFDLLPLGRMLLNTAFYALCVTAGQVFFCSLAGYAFARLRFRGRDVLFLAYLGTLMVPLTVTVIPQFLIMRAFGWVDTPWAMIVPGLFGSAFGTYLMRQFFRTLPAELEEAAIIDGCTTWQVFWRVLLPHTRPGLMVLGVLTWITVWNDFLWPLIMIQRNDIATATLGLVRLQGQYHTQWPILMAAAVVILLPLVVVYAIAQRAFVRGIAASGLGGR; from the coding sequence GTGGAGCGGGCCATTCTGCGCCGGACGGTGCGTGGCGTCCTGATCTATGTGGCGCTCGTCGGTGTCGCCTGGTGTGCGCTGTTTCCGATTCTGTGGGCGTTGTCGGGTTCGTTGAAGCGCGATGGCGAGATCACCGAGCCGTCACTGGTTCCCGCGCGTCCGCAGTGGTCCAACTATGGGAAGGTCTTCGACCTGCTGCCGCTTGGGCGGATGTTGCTCAACACCGCGTTCTATGCGTTATGTGTCACGGCGGGGCAGGTCTTTTTCTGCTCGCTGGCCGGATATGCGTTCGCGCGCTTGCGTTTTCGCGGGCGGGACGTACTTTTCCTCGCCTACCTCGGCACGCTGATGGTGCCGTTGACAGTTACCGTGATTCCGCAATTTCTGATCATGCGCGCCTTCGGCTGGGTGGATACACCGTGGGCGATGATCGTTCCTGGTCTGTTCGGCAGCGCATTCGGCACCTATCTGATGCGCCAGTTCTTCCGAACCTTGCCCGCCGAACTCGAGGAAGCGGCGATCATCGACGGGTGCACCACCTGGCAGGTGTTCTGGCGAGTCTTGTTGCCGCACACCCGTCCTGGGCTCATGGTGCTGGGGGTGCTGACTTGGATCACGGTCTGGAACGACTTCCTGTGGCCGCTGATCATGATCCAGCGCAACGACATCGCCACCGCCACATTGGGTTTGGTGCGGCTACAAGGCCAGTACCATACGCAATGGCCGATTCTCATGGCCGCGGCGGTGGTCATTCTGCTGCCGCTGGTGGTCGTCTACGCGATCGCGCAGCGGGCGTTCGTGCGGGGCATCGCGGCATCCGGTCTGGGCGGGCGTTGA
- a CDS encoding carbohydrate ABC transporter permease yields MKLIGSRMRAPHEQGRLARRRERAGWVFVAPNLAAVLVFLLFPLGVSLYLSLHSWDLFSAPRFVGVSNYRRLFVSDPLFLIALRNTAVFTVLTLVPTVVIGLAVAAVLNRKLAGIGIFRTIAFLPLVASTVAMAVVWRFIFTTDDGLLNIMLGWVGIDPMPWLTDPDWALVSLSIVTVWKSVPFATVILLAAMQGVPETLYEAARIDGAGALRRFWSVTLPLIRGPLSFVFVITIINSVQAFDQAYALTGGNGGPETGTYLLGIMLFQNAFGFYEVGYAAALAWVIFAILLVLTLLQLWFARRSEVES; encoded by the coding sequence ATGAAACTGATCGGTAGCCGGATGCGTGCGCCACACGAGCAAGGGCGGCTTGCGCGGCGGCGCGAGCGGGCGGGCTGGGTCTTCGTGGCACCGAATCTGGCGGCGGTGCTGGTGTTCTTGCTGTTTCCGCTCGGGGTTTCGTTGTATCTGAGTCTGCACTCGTGGGACTTGTTCAGTGCGCCACGGTTCGTGGGGGTATCGAACTATCGACGGCTGTTCGTGTCGGATCCGTTGTTCCTCATCGCATTACGCAATACTGCCGTGTTTACCGTATTGACGCTGGTGCCGACGGTGGTGATCGGCCTCGCCGTTGCGGCCGTCCTCAATCGAAAGCTGGCTGGTATCGGCATCTTTCGAACCATCGCGTTCCTGCCGCTGGTCGCTTCGACCGTGGCCATGGCGGTGGTGTGGCGCTTCATCTTCACCACCGATGACGGGCTGCTCAACATCATGCTCGGCTGGGTCGGCATCGATCCGATGCCGTGGCTGACCGACCCGGACTGGGCGCTGGTCTCGCTGAGCATTGTGACCGTATGGAAGAGCGTGCCTTTCGCGACGGTCATCCTGCTGGCAGCGATGCAGGGGGTACCGGAGACGCTGTACGAGGCGGCGCGCATCGATGGTGCGGGGGCGCTGCGGCGCTTCTGGTCGGTGACGCTGCCGTTGATTCGCGGGCCGCTGTCGTTCGTCTTCGTCATCACCATCATCAATTCGGTGCAGGCCTTCGATCAGGCCTATGCCTTGACCGGCGGCAATGGCGGACCGGAGACCGGAACCTATCTGCTCGGAATCATGTTGTTCCAGAATGCCTTCGGGTTCTACGAGGTCGGCTATGCGGCGGCGCTGGCCTGGGTGATCTTCGCGATCCTGCTGGTGCTGACGCTCTTACAGCTGTGGTTCGCGCGCCGGTCGGAGGTGGAGTCGTGA
- a CDS encoding sugar ABC transporter substrate-binding protein: protein MRRRTLLGSVLAAPLLAATGCGSDDDALTFFFQARPEEARVRLKIIDEFQRRHPEIRIRTIMSGPDPLQQMLTYCAGGKCPDVMMAWELLYAGLAERGVLLDLRTLLDREPEYAAALRADSYPALYDTFTYGGGQYALPEQWSGVFLYYNRELFAEAGVTAPTRWRNAWSFAEFLDAAGALTRHESSGRNQQWGFADAWVPYFSAACFGMNNGAEWFSPSVDPIRTNLGDPRFAEGFQFYADLAVRHRVAPKVADQQSISAPDLFRRGRAAMAMGGHWLYSEFAGQDDLPIDVTVLPVGPHGGPGAITDVGSTGLSIAADSPRIEQAWEFVKFATGPVGQAIIAASGLFVPVLKSAMGAAGFADAHREIRNLQVFTEGPENSRALPVTPVWGKVSALLERGGNRVLRGAATAESMSASLTADINTLLESS from the coding sequence TTGCGCAGGCGCACGCTGCTCGGCTCGGTGCTGGCCGCGCCGCTGCTCGCCGCCACCGGCTGCGGATCCGATGACGACGCGCTGACCTTCTTCTTTCAGGCCAGGCCGGAAGAGGCACGGGTCCGGCTGAAGATCATCGACGAGTTCCAGCGGCGGCATCCGGAGATCCGGATTCGCACCATCATGTCCGGGCCGGATCCGCTGCAGCAGATGCTGACCTACTGTGCGGGCGGCAAATGTCCCGACGTCATGATGGCGTGGGAGTTGCTTTATGCCGGACTCGCCGAACGTGGCGTGCTGCTGGATCTGCGCACGCTGCTCGATCGGGAGCCCGAATACGCTGCCGCACTGCGTGCCGACAGCTATCCGGCGCTCTACGACACCTTCACCTACGGCGGTGGGCAGTATGCGCTGCCGGAACAGTGGTCGGGGGTGTTTCTCTACTACAACCGGGAGCTGTTCGCCGAAGCCGGGGTGACCGCGCCTACCCGGTGGCGGAATGCCTGGTCCTTCGCCGAATTCCTCGATGCCGCAGGGGCACTCACGCGGCATGAGTCATCAGGGCGGAACCAGCAGTGGGGCTTTGCCGACGCCTGGGTGCCGTATTTCTCGGCCGCGTGTTTCGGTATGAACAATGGGGCGGAGTGGTTCTCGCCGTCGGTGGATCCGATCAGGACCAATCTCGGTGATCCGCGCTTCGCCGAGGGATTCCAGTTCTATGCTGATCTCGCGGTTCGCCACCGGGTTGCGCCGAAAGTTGCCGACCAGCAGTCGATTTCGGCGCCCGACCTGTTCCGCCGTGGGCGGGCGGCTATGGCGATGGGTGGGCATTGGCTGTATTCCGAGTTCGCCGGACAGGATGATCTGCCCATCGATGTCACGGTGTTGCCGGTCGGCCCGCATGGCGGCCCGGGGGCAATTACCGATGTGGGCAGCACCGGGTTGTCGATTGCCGCGGATAGTCCGCGCATCGAACAAGCATGGGAATTCGTAAAATTCGCGACCGGGCCGGTTGGGCAGGCCATTATCGCCGCCTCCGGACTGTTCGTGCCGGTGCTGAAATCCGCAATGGGCGCGGCCGGATTCGCGGACGCGCATCGCGAGATACGCAACCTCCAGGTGTTCACGGAGGGACCGGAGAATTCGCGAGCGCTGCCGGTTACTCCGGTGTGGGGCAAGGTTTCCGCGCTGCTCGAGCGCGGTGGCAATCGGGTGCTACGCGGTGCCGCAACCGCTGAATCCATGAGCGCATCCCTGACAGCCGATATCAATACTCTTCTGGAATCCTCATGA
- a CDS encoding carbon starvation CstA family protein — MATIEYLRTDPDLPPVGVVDHSPITPRKKAIFGAIAVVGAIAWAILAISRGENVNAVWIVIAAVCTYVTAYQFYARLIEYRITKPRDDVATPAEELENGKDYMPMDRRVLFGHHFAAIAGAGPLVGPVLAAQMGYLPGTIWIIVGVVLAGAVQDYLVLWASSKRRGRSLGQMARDELGPIGGVAAIVAVLVIMMILLAVLGIVVVQALAAVKGPDGALHGGSPWGVFSIGMTIPIALFMGLYLRFVRPGRVGEVSVIGFALLLFVIISGRWVSESGWGRDLFTLSGTTIAWLLIVYGFIASVLPVWLLLAPRDYLSTFMKIGTIGLLALGIVFTMPVLKAPAVSQFAHNSNGPSFAGSLFPFLFITIACGALSGFHALVSSGTTPKLLEKQSHARMIGYGGMLMESFVAIMAMITASIIDQHLYFAMNAGAGLTGGTAEKAAAYTNSLGLSGDPITAGELTQTAKDVGETSVISRTGGAPTLAIGMSQVMSGFLGGSGLKAFWYHFAIMFEALFILTTIDAGTRVARFMLSDSLGNLGGPAKKFKDPSWRPGAWLCSAIVVAAWGSVLLMGVTDPLGGIYTLYPLFGISNQLLAAIALTVVLTILIKKGLVKWAWIPALPLIWDLTVTMTASWQKIFSADPKLGYWKQHGNYSAARDAGKLLAPAKNADDMDKIVRNTFIQGTLSIIFAVLVLVVAVVGVVVCFRAWRAGGGPSSETPDEPSKIFAPRGFIATAEEKAVQQEWDALIESGQVRAPGAAHARGATADTVEH; from the coding sequence ATGGCGACAATCGAATATTTGCGGACGGATCCCGATCTGCCGCCCGTCGGGGTGGTCGATCACTCCCCGATCACGCCACGGAAGAAGGCGATCTTCGGAGCGATCGCGGTCGTCGGAGCGATAGCCTGGGCCATCCTCGCCATCTCCCGCGGTGAGAACGTGAACGCGGTGTGGATCGTGATCGCGGCGGTCTGTACCTATGTGACCGCCTACCAGTTCTACGCCAGGCTGATCGAATACCGGATCACCAAGCCGCGCGACGATGTGGCCACGCCCGCCGAGGAATTGGAGAACGGCAAGGACTACATGCCGATGGACCGGCGGGTGCTCTTCGGGCACCACTTCGCCGCCATCGCGGGCGCCGGTCCACTGGTCGGACCGGTGCTGGCCGCGCAGATGGGTTATCTGCCGGGCACGATCTGGATCATCGTCGGCGTCGTCCTCGCCGGCGCGGTGCAGGACTACCTGGTGCTGTGGGCCTCGTCGAAGCGCCGTGGTCGCAGCCTCGGGCAGATGGCCCGCGACGAACTCGGACCGATCGGCGGTGTCGCCGCGATCGTTGCCGTGCTGGTGATCATGATGATCCTGCTCGCGGTGCTCGGCATCGTGGTCGTGCAGGCGCTGGCGGCGGTCAAGGGGCCGGACGGCGCGCTGCACGGCGGCAGCCCGTGGGGTGTGTTCTCCATCGGCATGACCATCCCGATCGCCCTGTTCATGGGTCTGTACCTGCGCTTCGTGCGGCCGGGCCGGGTCGGCGAGGTATCGGTCATCGGCTTCGCACTGCTGCTGTTCGTGATCATCTCCGGCCGTTGGGTTTCCGAATCCGGTTGGGGCCGTGACCTGTTCACGCTGTCCGGCACCACTATCGCCTGGCTGCTGATCGTCTACGGTTTCATCGCCTCGGTACTGCCGGTGTGGTTGCTGCTCGCACCGCGCGATTACCTGTCGACGTTCATGAAGATCGGCACCATCGGTTTGCTCGCGCTCGGCATCGTGTTCACCATGCCGGTGCTGAAGGCGCCCGCAGTATCGCAGTTCGCGCACAACAGCAACGGTCCGTCCTTCGCAGGCAGCCTGTTCCCGTTCCTGTTCATCACCATCGCATGTGGTGCGCTGTCCGGATTCCACGCCTTGGTCTCCTCCGGCACCACGCCCAAACTGCTGGAGAAGCAGTCGCATGCGCGGATGATCGGCTACGGCGGCATGTTGATGGAGTCGTTCGTCGCGATCATGGCGATGATCACCGCGAGCATCATCGACCAGCACCTGTACTTCGCCATGAACGCGGGCGCGGGTCTCACCGGCGGTACCGCCGAGAAGGCCGCCGCATACACTAATTCCCTTGGTCTGAGCGGTGATCCGATCACCGCGGGTGAGTTGACCCAGACCGCCAAGGATGTCGGCGAGACCAGCGTCATCTCGCGCACCGGTGGCGCGCCGACGCTGGCGATCGGCATGTCCCAGGTGATGTCCGGATTCCTCGGCGGCTCCGGGTTGAAGGCGTTCTGGTACCACTTCGCGATCATGTTCGAGGCGCTGTTCATCCTCACCACCATCGACGCCGGTACCCGCGTCGCGCGCTTCATGCTCTCGGATTCGCTCGGTAATCTGGGTGGTCCGGCGAAGAAGTTCAAGGATCCGTCGTGGCGGCCCGGTGCGTGGCTGTGCTCGGCCATTGTGGTCGCGGCCTGGGGTTCGGTGCTGCTGATGGGTGTCACCGATCCGCTCGGCGGCATCTATACGCTCTACCCGCTGTTCGGCATCTCCAACCAGTTGCTGGCCGCGATCGCGCTCACCGTCGTGCTGACCATTCTGATCAAGAAGGGTCTGGTGAAGTGGGCGTGGATTCCCGCGCTGCCGCTGATCTGGGATCTGACCGTGACTATGACCGCGTCCTGGCAGAAGATCTTCTCCGCCGATCCGAAGCTCGGCTACTGGAAGCAGCACGGTAACTACAGTGCCGCCCGCGATGCCGGAAAGTTGTTGGCGCCCGCCAAGAATGCCGACGATATGGACAAGATCGTGCGCAACACGTTCATCCAGGGCACGTTGTCGATCATCTTCGCGGTGTTGGTGCTGGTCGTCGCGGTGGTCGGTGTGGTGGTCTGCTTCCGTGCCTGGCGGGCGGGCGGTGGACCGAGCAGTGAAACGCCGGACGAACCGTCGAAGATCTTCGCACCGCGCGGCTTCATCGCCACCGCGGAAGAGAAGGCGGTGCAGCAGGAGTGGGATGCCCTGATCGAATCGGGGCAGGTCCGGGCACCTGGCGCCGCACATGCCAGGGGCGCGACAGCGGATACCGTGGAACATTGA
- a CDS encoding YbdD/YjiX family protein: MTAAAQPNDGRSPRPAVMRRLRVAGSACAARVRAFGSWFNAVLGGQDYQRYVDHLQRNHPGCEIPSEREYWRRRHADADTNPQNRCC, encoded by the coding sequence TTGACCGCAGCAGCGCAGCCGAATGACGGCCGGTCACCTCGACCGGCCGTCATGCGGCGTCTGCGGGTGGCCGGAAGTGCCTGTGCGGCAAGGGTTCGCGCATTCGGTTCATGGTTCAACGCGGTGCTCGGCGGTCAGGATTACCAGCGCTATGTGGACCATCTGCAGCGCAATCACCCCGGTTGCGAGATTCCGTCGGAGCGCGAGTATTGGCGACGTCGGCACGCGGATGCGGATACCAATCCGCAGAATCGTTGCTGCTGA
- a CDS encoding methylated-DNA--[protein]-cysteine S-methyltransferase, with amino-acid sequence MTTDFATSDTPIGPFTALVDADGAVLASGWTADAENLRQLIHPSLRPSELRGRDDLGEVTRAITAYHRGELTAIDAIEVRQKSGEFLIHAWEVLRKIPAGDPVTYTEYAAISGRPDATRAAANACARNAAALFVPCHRVLRIGGALGGFRWGLPVKRWLLDHERGEAQLTID; translated from the coding sequence GTGACAACCGATTTCGCGACCTCCGACACTCCGATCGGCCCGTTCACCGCGCTCGTCGATGCGGACGGTGCCGTCCTCGCCTCCGGCTGGACCGCCGACGCCGAGAACTTGCGCCAGTTGATCCACCCGAGTCTGCGGCCCAGCGAGCTACGCGGGCGCGATGACCTCGGCGAGGTGACCCGTGCGATCACCGCCTATCACCGCGGCGAGCTGACCGCCATCGACGCGATCGAGGTGCGTCAGAAATCCGGCGAATTCCTCATACACGCATGGGAAGTGCTGCGCAAGATCCCGGCGGGCGATCCGGTTACCTATACCGAATACGCTGCCATCTCCGGCCGTCCCGACGCCACCCGCGCCGCCGCCAATGCCTGCGCCCGCAATGCCGCGGCGCTTTTCGTGCCGTGCCACCGGGTTCTGCGCATCGGGGGAGCGCTCGGCGGGTTCCGTTGGGGGCTGCCGGTCAAGCGTTGGCTGTTGGATCACGAGCGTGGCGAAGCTCAGTTGACTATCGATTAG
- a CDS encoding DNA-3-methyladenine glycosylase 2 family protein: MDWVTITALDFERCYRAVSTRDSRFDGQFFTAVRTTGIYCRPSCPAITPKPSNVTFLPTAAAAQQAGYRACRRCLPDAAPGSPLWNTRADLAARAMRLIGDGVIERGGVPALAATLGYSQRQVTRVLTTELGAGPLALARAHRAHTARLLIQTTNMPMSDIAFAAGFASIRQFNDTVREVFAVSPTTMRTEAQRVTRSGSHLVSATNGSLTLRLPFREPLDRGWLEWFLSSHVVPGMELWEDRAYTRSLRTPHGHATTRLSFQRDHVRAELSLHDMRDLAPTVARLRHLLDLDADPVGIDEALGVVPADTDVIETSGRDLPDAGAAPADHPFNVGAATVRRGRARPPFTPGIRVPGALDGPELLLRTMIGQQISVSAAATHTARLVEALGEPIDGPVARLFPTPVAIAERGAEVLTGPARRIRSIVGVASALAAGDLVLHQGRTATDLRRDLLALEGVGPWTADYVTMRLLADPDVLLDTDLVVRQGATLLGVDLTDTARWAPWRSYLSMHLWKAALAGRKATPPKASATKSVAAPKAKTRS, encoded by the coding sequence GTGGATTGGGTGACGATCACGGCTTTGGATTTCGAACGCTGCTATCGAGCGGTGTCGACCCGGGACTCCCGATTCGACGGCCAGTTCTTCACCGCGGTGCGAACTACCGGAATCTATTGCCGCCCTTCATGTCCGGCGATCACGCCGAAGCCGTCGAATGTGACATTCCTGCCGACGGCCGCTGCCGCGCAGCAGGCCGGATACCGGGCCTGCCGCCGCTGCCTGCCCGATGCCGCACCCGGATCACCGCTGTGGAATACCCGCGCCGATCTGGCCGCACGGGCGATGCGACTCATCGGCGACGGCGTCATCGAGCGCGGCGGCGTGCCCGCACTGGCCGCCACGCTGGGCTATTCACAGCGCCAGGTGACCCGGGTGCTCACCACCGAACTGGGCGCCGGTCCGCTGGCGCTGGCCAGGGCGCATCGCGCGCACACCGCGCGGCTGTTGATCCAGACCACGAATATGCCGATGTCCGATATCGCCTTCGCGGCCGGATTCGCCAGCATTCGCCAGTTCAACGACACCGTCCGCGAGGTATTCGCGGTCAGTCCGACCACCATGCGCACCGAGGCGCAGCGGGTGACCCGCTCCGGCAGCCACCTGGTGTCCGCCACCAATGGATCGCTGACGCTGCGGCTGCCTTTTCGGGAGCCGCTGGACCGCGGCTGGCTCGAGTGGTTCCTCTCCTCGCACGTCGTGCCGGGTATGGAGCTATGGGAAGACCGCGCCTACACCCGGAGCCTGCGTACCCCGCACGGACATGCGACGACGCGGCTGAGTTTCCAACGCGATCACGTGCGCGCCGAACTGTCCCTGCACGATATGCGCGATCTCGCACCGACCGTCGCACGGCTGCGGCATCTGCTGGACCTGGACGCGGACCCGGTCGGCATCGATGAGGCGCTCGGCGTGGTGCCCGCCGATACCGACGTCATCGAGACGTCCGGACGAGATCTCCCGGATGCCGGTGCGGCACCGGCCGACCATCCCTTCAATGTCGGTGCGGCCACCGTCCGCCGGGGCCGGGCCCGCCCGCCGTTCACTCCCGGTATCCGAGTGCCCGGCGCGCTCGATGGTCCAGAGTTATTGCTGCGCACCATGATCGGTCAGCAGATTTCGGTATCCGCCGCCGCGACCCACACCGCTCGACTGGTCGAGGCGCTGGGCGAGCCGATCGACGGACCGGTCGCACGGCTGTTCCCGACACCGGTTGCGATCGCCGAACGCGGGGCCGAGGTATTGACCGGCCCAGCGCGGCGGATCCGCTCGATTGTCGGTGTGGCCTCGGCGCTCGCCGCCGGCGATCTGGTGCTGCACCAGGGCCGCACCGCCACCGACCTGCGCCGCGACCTGTTGGCGCTGGAAGGTGTCGGACCGTGGACCGCCGATTATGTGACCATGCGACTGCTCGCCGATCCAGATGTGCTGCTCGACACCGATCTCGTCGTCCGCCAAGGCGCCACCCTCCTCGGCGTCGATCTCACCGATACCGCGCGCTGGGCCCCGTGGCGTTCGTATCTATCCATGCACCTGTGGAAGGCCGCGCTCGCCGGCCGCAAGGCCACACCGCCGAAAGCATCCGCGACGAAGTCCGTCGCCGCACCGAAAGCGAAGACCCGATCGTGA